Below is a genomic region from Microbacterium esteraromaticum.
GTGCAGAAGGCCGAGGCCGAGCGTCGCATCCGCGACGTCCTCGCACAGGTGGGGCTCGCCGCACAGGCGGGTGCTCGCGTCGACGAGCTCTCGGGCGGGCAGCAGCAGCGTGTCGCGCTCGCCCGAGCGCTCGTCTTCCGTCCCCAGCTGCTCCTGCTGGACGAGCCGATGTCGAACCTCGACGCGAAGCTGCGCCTCGAGATGCGCGGCGCGCTGCGCGACCTGCATGCCGAGACCGGCATCACCTCCGTCTACGTCACGCACGACCAGGCCGAGGCGCTGGCCATGTCGACGCGGATCGCCGTCATGAACACCGCGATGGTGCACCAGGTCGGCACACCCGATGAGGTGTACAGCCGACCCCGCACCGCCTTCGTCGCGGGCTTCCTGGGGCGCAACAACCTGCTCGACGCCACCGTGCGTCGCGTCGACGGCCGACGAGCCGCGCTCGAGCTGACCGACGGCAGCATCCTCGAGGTGCTCGTCGACAACGCGGCGCCGGGGGTCTCCTTCGAACCCGGGTCCGCTCTCGTCGCGACCGTTCGCGCCGAGAGCGTGCGCCCGGCAGCATCCGACGAGACGCAGAACGTCGTCTCGGGAACCGTCGCCGATGTCGACTTCGTCGGCTACTCCCTCTCGTGCGAGCTCGACACCCCCGTCGGCCGCATCAAGGTCGACCTCACCGGCACGCACACGCGTCCGCAGCGCGGCGACGCGCTGCGCGTCGTGCTGCCGGCCGAGTCGGCGTACTGCGTTCCGGCGGAGCAGCGATGACCACTCTCACGAACGCGCAACGGGTCACCGGGCCCTCGAAGCGCCCACCGTGGATCCGCCGCCGCTGGTCGACTGTGCTCACCCTCGCCCTGCTGCTCATCGTGCTGCTCGGCTACGTGATCGGTCCCATGATCGCCACGGCGCGACGCAGCGTCTCGCAGGACAAGGCCGCCGTGCTCGGCTTCTCGTTCAAGGCGTGGAGCGACTTCTTCGCGAACCCCACCCAGACCTCGGCTATCGGCGGATCGATCGTGCTGTCGTTGCTGTCGGTGCTCTGCGCCGGTGTGCTCGGCACTCTCGTCGCCATCCTGCTCACCCGTTGGGACTTCCCCGGCCGCCGCATCTGCCAGGTGCTCGCGCTGCTGCCGATCGCGCTCCCCCGCTCATGGGCGTGTGGTCGTTCAAGCTGCTGTTCGGCGTCGGCGGCCGCATCCCCTACGCCATGGAGGCATGGTTCGGCCTCGACCAACAGGCGTTCTGGCTGCAGGGCCTCGGCGGAGTGCTCATCGTCCACGCCATGACGATGTACCCCTACTTCTTCCTCACCGTCTCAGCCGCGCTCGCGAACTCGGATGCCTCCCTCGAGGAGGCCGCGGCCTCGATGGGCGCGGGCAAGGCCCGCATCTGG
It encodes:
- a CDS encoding ABC transporter ATP-binding protein, with translation MVSVTLHQLRKSFARSGTVVDGIDLTIADGEFFTLLGPSGCGKSTTLRMIAGFEEPDSGTIHFDDRDVTYAPANKRDVGLVFQNYALFPHMSVTRNVGFGLDVRKVQKAEAERRIRDVLAQVGLAAQAGARVDELSGGQQQRVALARALVFRPQLLLLDEPMSNLDAKLRLEMRGALRDLHAETGITSVYVTHDQAEALAMSTRIAVMNTAMVHQVGTPDEVYSRPRTAFVAGFLGRNNLLDATVRRVDGRRAALELTDGSILEVLVDNAAPGVSFEPGSALVATVRAESVRPAASDETQNVVSGTVADVDFVGYSLSCELDTPVGRIKVDLTGTHTRPQRGDALRVVLPAESAYCVPAEQR
- a CDS encoding ABC transporter permease, whose protein sequence is MTTLTNAQRVTGPSKRPPWIRRRWSTVLTLALLLIVLLGYVIGPMIATARRSVSQDKAAVLGFSFKAWSDFFANPTQTSAIGGSIVLSLLSVLCAGVLGTLVAILLTRWDFPGRRICQVLALLPIALPRSWACGRSSCCSASAAASPTPWRHGSASTNRRSGCRASAECSSSTP